In the Kiritimatiellales bacterium genome, one interval contains:
- a CDS encoding IS1595 family transposase has translation MSNKYIFHSRISEHDFRRIIRCFPVDIEASKIAVLTGLSRNTINRIFYAVRQRIAECCELDSPFKCGEVEL, from the coding sequence ATGAGTAATAAATATATTTTCCATTCACGGATTTCGGAGCACGATTTCCGGCGTATTATCCGCTGCTTCCCGGTGGATATTGAAGCATCAAAGATCGCTGTTCTTACCGGGCTGAGCCGCAACACCATCAACCGGATTTTTTATGCAGTTCGTCAGCGGATTGCGGAGTGTTGCGAACTGGACAGTCCGTTTAAATGCGGCGAAGTTGAACTGGA